The following are encoded together in the Methanosarcina flavescens genome:
- a CDS encoding F0F1 ATP synthase subunit B family protein — protein sequence MLIDWFTVIAQIFNFLILVWLLKRFLYKPILNAIDTREKKVADELANADAKEAEAQREKEEFKRKNEEFDQQRAELLKRAQDEARAERQRLLEEARREALDLKAKQLEALRTDRENLNREISRRTQKEVFAIARKVLRDLAGASLEESAVDVFARRLHELKGEEKEQLTSEISASPGSVNVRTAFDLPQTQRDLIKKTIKEALNVEIQPKFETTPDLVNGIELTTNGQKVAWSIKDYLTSLETSIDELLKEQPRGEAKPEPEPESDESRSKTESGA from the coding sequence ATGCTGATCGATTGGTTCACTGTCATTGCACAGATATTCAACTTCCTCATACTTGTGTGGTTGCTGAAGCGCTTTCTTTATAAACCCATTCTCAACGCTATTGATACGCGTGAGAAAAAGGTGGCAGATGAACTTGCGAATGCCGATGCAAAAGAGGCAGAAGCACAAAGAGAGAAAGAAGAGTTCAAGCGTAAGAACGAGGAATTTGACCAACAGCGCGCCGAACTCCTCAAAAGGGCACAGGATGAAGCAAGAGCAGAACGCCAGCGGCTCCTAGAGGAAGCACGGAGAGAAGCTTTGGATTTGAAGGCAAAACAGCTGGAAGCATTAAGGACTGACAGAGAGAACTTAAATCGGGAGATAAGCCGCCGGACTCAAAAGGAAGTTTTTGCCATAGCTAGAAAAGTCCTGAGAGATCTGGCTGGAGCAAGCCTCGAAGAAAGTGCTGTTGACGTGTTTGCTCGAAGACTGCACGAGTTAAAAGGTGAAGAGAAGGAGCAACTGACCTCAGAGATTAGTGCGTCACCTGGTTCCGTGAATGTACGCACCGCATTCGATCTTCCTCAAACACAGCGCGATCTGATAAAAAAGACAATTAAGGAAGCACTTAATGTAGAAATTCAACCAAAGTTCGAAACTACTCCGGATCTGGTCAACGGTATTGAGTTAACAACAAACGGACAAAAAGTGGCGTGGAGTATTAAAGATTATCTCACATCTCTGGAAACAAGTATTGACGAGCTTCTGAAAGAACAGCCCAGAGGTGAGGCCAAACCAGAGCCTGAGCCTGAATCGGATGAATCAAGGTCAAAAACCGAATCTGGAGCGTAA
- a CDS encoding F0F1 ATP synthase subunit epsilon, whose product MNSALMDLKILLPFKVFADKKGVSRIIAETRAGSLGLLPHRLDFVAALEPGILTYETEAEGEIYVAVDEGVLVKTGPNVLVSVRNAIAGTDLSQLKETVENEFLAVDETEQKVRSVMAKLEIGLIRRLAEFRSG is encoded by the coding sequence ATGAACTCAGCACTCATGGATCTTAAAATTCTCCTGCCTTTCAAGGTCTTCGCAGATAAGAAAGGCGTATCACGCATAATTGCCGAAACTCGCGCAGGTTCACTTGGACTTCTGCCACATCGACTTGATTTTGTTGCAGCTCTGGAACCCGGGATCCTTACCTACGAAACCGAGGCAGAGGGCGAGATTTATGTTGCAGTCGATGAAGGCGTACTGGTAAAAACCGGTCCGAATGTGCTGGTTTCTGTGCGCAATGCTATTGCCGGAACGGACCTGAGCCAGTTGAAGGAAACAGTAGAGAACGAGTTTTTGGCTGTAGATGAGACCGAACAAAAAGTCCGCTCAGTAATGGCAAAGCTGGAAATCGGGCTTATACGTCGCTTAGCAGAGTTTCGAAGTGGCTGA
- a CDS encoding AtpZ/AtpI family protein, whose translation MAEKPSKDEPRLARQVGAKAERKLRAQRQVNRTVWLGLGMMGLVGWSVAVPTLLGAALGLWLDEHYPVSYSWTLTMLIIGLFIGCLNAWYWVSREHREMQQNEEDNNE comes from the coding sequence ATGGCAGAAAAACCTTCAAAAGACGAACCCCGCCTGGCCCGCCAGGTTGGGGCAAAAGCTGAACGCAAGCTCAGAGCACAGCGCCAGGTGAACCGGACTGTCTGGCTTGGTTTAGGCATGATGGGGCTTGTAGGCTGGTCAGTGGCAGTTCCAACCCTGCTTGGTGCTGCACTTGGGCTCTGGCTGGATGAGCATTATCCAGTGAGCTATTCCTGGACACTCACAATGCTGATTATTGGCTTATTTATCGGCTGCCTGAATGCATGGTACTGGGTAAGCAGGGAGCATAGGGAAATGCAACAGAATGAGGAGGATAACAATGAATGA
- a CDS encoding F0F1 ATP synthase subunit C yields MALDNYTTIIAVASIATSGITIGIGVLGPAIGEGRAVATALSSLAQQPDASATITRTLFVGLAMIESLSIYCFVISIILIFANPFWNRAIT; encoded by the coding sequence ATGGCTTTAGATAATTATACAACTATAATCGCGGTGGCATCAATTGCCACCTCCGGTATCACTATAGGTATTGGGGTTCTAGGACCTGCAATCGGTGAAGGGCGAGCTGTTGCGACAGCTCTGAGTTCACTGGCACAGCAACCCGACGCTTCGGCAACCATTACCCGGACCCTGTTCGTTGGACTGGCTATGATCGAGTCTCTTTCTATCTATTGTTTCGTTATCTCGATTATTCTGATCTTTGCCAACCCGTTCTGGAATAGAGCAATTACCTGA
- a CDS encoding N-ATPase subunit AtpR yields MRRITMNDALNLTSALAAGFLLGAFFFGGLWWTVQRGLSSRRPALWFLGSLLLRTGTSVAGFCFASGGH; encoded by the coding sequence ATGAGGAGGATAACAATGAATGATGCTTTAAATCTCACCTCGGCGCTGGCAGCTGGTTTTTTGCTAGGAGCTTTTTTCTTCGGAGGTCTCTGGTGGACGGTTCAGAGGGGGCTTTCATCCAGGCGACCCGCATTGTGGTTCCTCGGCAGCCTGCTGCTGCGTACTGGCACCTCTGTTGCTGGATTTTGCTTCGCTTCAGGAGGCCACTAG
- the atpD gene encoding F0F1 ATP synthase subunit beta, translating into MESKDSTQNLGTVISVRGSIVDVFFERHLPSVYTLLRAGKENQIAIEVLTQLDAHHLRGIALNPTEGLARGMEVRDTGGPLKAPVGRGILSRMFDVFGNAIDGKEQPSDIRWRSIHQAPPPLLRRSTISEVFETGIKVIDVLVPLERGSKTGLFGGAGVGKTVLLTEMIHNMVKHHQGVSIFCGIGERSREGEELYRDMKAAGVLPNMVMVFGQMNEPPGARFRVGHTALTMAEYFRDDEHRDVLLLIDNIFRFIQAGSEVSGLMGQMPSRLGYQPTLGTELSELEERISNTDAGAIMSIQAVYVPADDFTDPAAVHTFSHLSASIVLSRKRASEGLYPAIDPLQSNSKISTPGVIGERHYRLAQEIRQTLAQYAELKDIISMLGLEQLSQEDRNVVARARRLERFLTQPFFTTEQFTGYKGKFVALSDALDGCERILRDEFKEYAEGDLYMIGTIDEAVAKKSSRERS; encoded by the coding sequence ATGGAAAGTAAAGATAGTACCCAGAACCTCGGCACGGTTATTTCAGTCCGTGGCAGCATCGTAGATGTATTTTTCGAGAGGCATTTGCCGTCTGTATACACGTTGCTGCGTGCAGGAAAGGAAAACCAGATTGCTATTGAGGTTTTGACCCAGCTTGATGCACACCATCTCCGCGGAATCGCTCTGAATCCTACCGAAGGTCTTGCTCGAGGCATGGAAGTGAGAGACACAGGTGGACCTTTGAAGGCGCCTGTTGGTAGGGGAATCCTCTCACGAATGTTCGATGTATTTGGAAATGCCATAGACGGCAAGGAGCAGCCATCCGATATTCGATGGCGTTCTATACATCAGGCTCCACCGCCACTGTTGCGTCGGTCTACAATTTCTGAGGTCTTCGAGACTGGCATCAAGGTTATCGATGTGCTGGTGCCTCTTGAACGCGGTAGCAAGACTGGGCTCTTCGGGGGAGCAGGGGTTGGCAAAACTGTTCTGCTAACAGAAATGATTCACAATATGGTCAAGCATCATCAGGGAGTAAGTATATTTTGCGGCATAGGCGAACGCAGTCGTGAAGGGGAAGAGCTTTATCGTGACATGAAAGCTGCGGGGGTGCTCCCCAATATGGTCATGGTTTTCGGGCAGATGAACGAACCTCCAGGCGCTCGTTTCCGGGTAGGTCATACGGCTCTGACAATGGCAGAATATTTCCGGGACGATGAACATCGCGATGTGCTGCTGCTAATAGATAACATTTTCCGGTTTATCCAAGCTGGTTCTGAGGTATCCGGCCTGATGGGACAGATGCCTTCGCGCCTTGGTTACCAGCCGACACTGGGCACTGAGCTGTCGGAACTGGAAGAACGCATTTCCAATACAGACGCCGGAGCCATTATGTCAATCCAGGCCGTGTATGTGCCGGCTGATGACTTTACGGACCCTGCGGCTGTGCACACATTCTCGCATCTGTCTGCCTCTATAGTTCTCTCACGTAAAAGAGCAAGTGAGGGGCTTTATCCAGCTATTGATCCCTTGCAGTCAAATTCCAAAATATCTACACCTGGCGTTATAGGTGAAAGGCATTATCGTCTGGCTCAGGAAATTCGGCAGACACTTGCACAATACGCCGAACTCAAAGATATTATATCTATGCTTGGCTTGGAGCAGCTGTCGCAGGAAGACCGCAACGTGGTAGCCCGTGCCCGCCGACTGGAACGCTTCCTTACACAACCGTTTTTCACTACAGAACAATTCACAGGCTATAAAGGCAAATTTGTCGCCCTTTCAGATGCGCTCGATGGCTGTGAGCGTATTTTGCGCGACGAATTCAAAGAATATGCTGAAGGCGATCTTTACATGATTGGAACAATTGACGAAGCGGTAGCCAAAAAATCAAGCAGGGAAAGATCATGA
- a CDS encoding F0F1 ATP synthase subunit A, with protein MRISPDELIFWQYGFIKFNATIVYTWGLMLVMAVGSKIVTDKLSTGLKRSRWQNILEIIVTSILKQIDDVGLDKPRKYLGFLGTLFLFIAVANLCIIIPGYEPPTGSLSTTAALALCVFVAVPLFGIEEQGVGYYLRSYTEPTIIMLPFNIISELSRTMSLAIRLFGNIMSGTMIVAILLTIAPFIFPELMIALGLLIGMVQAYIFSILATVYITAATRTSKSRRETGE; from the coding sequence ATGCGAATTAGCCCTGATGAGCTGATTTTCTGGCAGTACGGATTTATCAAGTTCAACGCTACCATTGTGTACACCTGGGGACTAATGCTTGTAATGGCAGTCGGCTCAAAAATCGTTACAGACAAACTTTCCACAGGTCTAAAACGTTCTCGCTGGCAGAATATTCTGGAAATTATTGTCACGAGTATTTTGAAGCAGATTGATGACGTCGGCCTGGATAAGCCACGAAAGTATCTGGGTTTTCTGGGCACTCTTTTTCTGTTCATTGCCGTAGCTAACCTTTGTATTATTATTCCAGGCTATGAACCGCCTACTGGCTCTCTTTCAACCACTGCTGCGCTTGCATTATGCGTGTTTGTAGCTGTGCCGCTTTTCGGGATCGAAGAGCAAGGAGTTGGTTACTACCTGAGGTCGTATACAGAACCTACGATTATTATGTTGCCGTTTAATATAATCAGTGAGCTATCCCGCACCATGTCTCTGGCAATTCGTCTGTTCGGTAATATTATGAGTGGCACGATGATCGTTGCCATTTTGCTGACCATTGCGCCGTTCATCTTCCCGGAGCTCATGATTGCTCTAGGTCTGCTCATTGGAATGGTGCAGGCCTATATTTTCAGTATCCTGGCTACAGTTTATATTACTGCCGCCACCCGAACCAGCAAATCCAGGCGTGAAACTGGAGAATAA